One part of the Triplophysa dalaica isolate WHDGS20190420 chromosome 25, ASM1584641v1, whole genome shotgun sequence genome encodes these proteins:
- the qrfp gene encoding uncharacterized protein qrfp isoform X1, with product MSERFTQVFKMKFQVFHLSSLKTTVVVLLMLLVQPPEGLMLPHHPMVYLPMLDNPEWEAEMLQLQASLGAPAAELQPWDLVQEPEELLGRMRPELAWGQMGKSQKREELGRRPMGMFPDNHIEAVPYPEGGEVEEEGGEKRNEALTSIAGGLQAFNRQKGGFGFRFGRK from the exons ATGAGTGAGAGATTCACACAAGTCTTCAAG ATGAAATTCCAGGTTTTCCATCTTTCCTCTCTTAAAACCACAGTCGTCGTCTTGTTGATGTTACTCGTGCAGCCTCCCGAAGGACTGATGCTTCCACACCATCCCATGGTTTATCTCCCTATGCTGGACAACCCCGAGTGGGAAGCTGAGATGCTTCAGCTCCAGGCGTCACTGGGCGCTCCAGCAGCGGAGCTCCAACCCTGGGATCTGGTTCAGGAGCCTGAGGAGCTTTTGGGAAGGATGAGACCAGAACTGGCCTGGGGACAGATGGGGAAGAGCCAGAAGCGAGAGGAGCTGGGACGGAGACCCATGGGCATGTTCCCAGACAACCATATAGAGGCCGTGCCTTATCCCGAGGGGGGAGAGGTTGAAGAAGAGGGCGGAGAAAAACGGAACGAGGCCCTCACGTCCATCGCGGGAGGTTTGCAGGCTTTTAACAGACAGAAAGGAGGTTTTGGCTTCCGATTCGGCAGAAAATGA
- the qrfp gene encoding uncharacterized protein qrfp isoform X2 has product MKFQVFHLSSLKTTVVVLLMLLVQPPEGLMLPHHPMVYLPMLDNPEWEAEMLQLQASLGAPAAELQPWDLVQEPEELLGRMRPELAWGQMGKSQKREELGRRPMGMFPDNHIEAVPYPEGGEVEEEGGEKRNEALTSIAGGLQAFNRQKGGFGFRFGRK; this is encoded by the coding sequence ATGAAATTCCAGGTTTTCCATCTTTCCTCTCTTAAAACCACAGTCGTCGTCTTGTTGATGTTACTCGTGCAGCCTCCCGAAGGACTGATGCTTCCACACCATCCCATGGTTTATCTCCCTATGCTGGACAACCCCGAGTGGGAAGCTGAGATGCTTCAGCTCCAGGCGTCACTGGGCGCTCCAGCAGCGGAGCTCCAACCCTGGGATCTGGTTCAGGAGCCTGAGGAGCTTTTGGGAAGGATGAGACCAGAACTGGCCTGGGGACAGATGGGGAAGAGCCAGAAGCGAGAGGAGCTGGGACGGAGACCCATGGGCATGTTCCCAGACAACCATATAGAGGCCGTGCCTTATCCCGAGGGGGGAGAGGTTGAAGAAGAGGGCGGAGAAAAACGGAACGAGGCCCTCACGTCCATCGCGGGAGGTTTGCAGGCTTTTAACAGACAGAAAGGAGGTTTTGGCTTCCGATTCGGCAGAAAATGA
- the LOC130415993 gene encoding histone H3-like centromeric protein A has product MRHNKSASKRKPSTPKRRSPPAPPPPPPGPPSRTRRTSGPSEPSPHKKRRFRPGTRALMEIRKYQKSTDLLLRKGPFSRLVREVCQTFSRDHLMWQGYALMALQEAAEAFMVRLFSDANLCAIHAKRVTLFPRDIQLARRIRGVENL; this is encoded by the exons ATGCGGCACAATAAATCAGCTAGCAAGCGCAAGCCATCGACCCCCAAGCGTAGATCTCCACCtgcccctcctcctcctccaccagGACCACCATCCAGAACCCGGCGCACCAGCGGACCCTCAG AGCCATCCCCACACAAGAAGCGCAGGTTTCGACCTGGCACGCGAGCTCTCATGGAGATCCGCAAATATCAGAAATCCACAGATCTGTTGTTGCGCAAGGGCCCGTTTTCACGACTG GTACGAGAAGTGTGTCAGACATTTAGTCGAGATCACTTAATGTGGCAGGGGTATGCTCTAATGGCTTTACAGGAG GCTGCAGAAGCATTTATGGTTCGTCTGTTTTCCGATGCCAATCTCTGTGCGATTCATGCCAAGAGGGTGACATTGTTTCCACGTGATATACAGCTCGCTCGGCGAATCAGAGGTGTTgaaaacctttaa
- the sf3a3 gene encoding splicing factor 3A subunit 3, whose translation METILEQQRRYHEEKERLLDAEVKEMLTKKSTLRDQINSDHRVRAMLDRYMEVSANLRDLYEDKDGMRKDELNAISGPNEFAEFYNRLKHIKEFHRKHPNEICVPMSVEFEELMKAKDNPSEEAQNMVEFTDEEGYGRYLDLHDCYLKYTNLKGVEKLEYVTYLSTFDQLFDISKDKKNAEYKKYMEMLLEYLQEYTDRVKPLLDQNELYGKILLDFEKKWEGGAFPGWPKEASSALTHAGAHLDLSAFSSWEELASLGLDRLKSALMALGLKCGGTLEERAQRLFSTKGKSLESLDPSLFAKNPKAKGPKKDSERNKETAFLEAQIYEYVEILGEQRQLTHENVQRKQARTGEERDEEDEEQPSESESEDDENEIIYNPKNLPLGWDGKPIPYWLYKLHGLNINYNCEICGNYTYRGPKAFQRHFAEWRHAHGMRCLGIPNTAHFANVTQIEDAVSLWSKLKSQKALERWQPDTEEEYEDSSGNVVNKKTYEDLKRQGLL comes from the exons ATGGAAACGATTTTAGAGCAGCAACGTCGATACCatgaggagaaagagagacttTTGGATGCCGAGGTGAAGGAGATGCTGACAAAGAAAAGCACG CTGCGAGACCAGATTAACTCGGATCATCGAGTCAGAGCGATGCTCGAC AGATACATGGAAGTGAGCGCAAACCTCAGAGATTTATATGAAGACAAAGACGG AATGAGAAAGGATGAGCTGAACGCAATATCAGGACCAAACGAGTTCGCTGAGTTTTACAACCGCCTCAAACATATCAAGGAGTTCCACAGAAAACATCCGAATGAG ATCTGTGTGCCCATGTCAGTGGAGTTTGAAGAGCTCATGAAAGCCAAAGACAATCCTAGTGAAGAGGCACAAA ACATGGTGGAGTTCACTGATGAAGAGGGTTATGGACGCTACCTTGATCTGCATGACTGTTATCTTAAGTACACTAATCTTAAAGGCGTAGAG AAACTGGAATACGTCACATATCTGTCAACGTTTGATCAGCTTTTTGACATTTCTAAAGACAAGAAAAATGCAGAGTACAAGAA GTATATGGAGATGTTGTTGGAGTACCTGCAGGAATACACAGACCGCGTAAAGCCCTTACTGGACCAGAATGAGCTGTACGGGAAGATCCTGCTGGACTTTGAGAAGAAGTGGGAGGGCGGAGCTTTCCCAGGCTGGCCG AAAGAGGCGAGCAGTGCGCTGACCCATGCTGGAGCCCATCTGGATCTGTCTGCCTTCTCTTCATGGGAG gAGTTGGCATCTTTGGGTTTGGACAGATTGAAGTCTGCTCTGATGGCTTTGGGCCTGAAATGTGGAGG AACACTAGAGGAGAGAGCACAGCGTTTGTTCAGCACTAAAGGCAAATCTCTGGAGTCTCTCGACCCCTCGCTCTTTGCCAAAAACCCCAAAGCCAAGGGACCAAAGAA AGACTCGGAGCGAAACAAGGAAACAGCTTTTCTGGAAGCTCAGATATATGAATATGTGGAAATCTTGGGG GAGCAGAGACAGTTGACCCATGAGAACGTTCAGAGGAAGCAAGCACGTACAGGAGAGGAGCGAGACGAGGAAGATGAAGAACAGCCCAGCGAGAGTGAGAGTGAagatgatgaaaatgaaattatatataaccCTAAAAATCTGCCACTCGGCTGGGACGGCAAG CCCATTCCATACTGGCTGTACAAGCTGCACGGTCTAAACATCAACTACAACTGTGAGATCTGTGGGAATTACACATACAGAGGACCCAAAGCGTTCCAGAGACATTTTGCA GAATGGCGTCACGCTCATGGCATGCGCTGCTTGGGTATTCCAAACACCGCCCACTTTGCCAACGTCACCCAGATTGAAGATGCAGTGTCTC